In a single window of the Olivibacter sp. SDN3 genome:
- a CDS encoding sulfatase → MFDFHNFFRFRLIGIYLFTILCLPSVLFAQNKPNIIFLLTDDHRWDALGHAGNQQIATPVLDSLASQGVYFERAYVTTSICCVSRASLLSGQYASRHQINDFQTDMDTPAVEATYPILLKNAGYKIGFIGKYGVGTQPPEKLYDYWSCTNEGQPDYFLSREDGIMIHHTDSVANDIAAFLGRFASQGPFCLSVSFKAPHELDGDPPSYPVQQRYADLYRDTYIPKPLTADPVYWESMPDFFQTEENIGRKRWRDLFSSDRLYQENTKNYYRLVTGVDEVVGQMMSQLKALGIAENTLIIFMGDNGFMMGEHGLEGKWFGFEESIRVPLLISAPFLSAELRGKSSEMALNIDIAPTILAAAGIEIPRQMQGINLVDMLKGKAPARTSFFYEHTFLGSPQLPRVEGVVTKDLKYIQYIEHGFEELYDLRADPFETKNLAHEPGESERLSDMRSAYAKWKEEVK, encoded by the coding sequence ATGTTCGATTTCCATAATTTCTTCCGCTTCCGCTTAATTGGCATCTACCTGTTTACGATACTGTGTCTCCCGTCTGTTTTGTTTGCACAGAATAAGCCTAATATCATTTTTTTATTAACAGACGACCATCGCTGGGACGCGCTCGGGCATGCCGGTAACCAGCAAATCGCTACGCCAGTGCTAGACAGCTTGGCCAGTCAGGGGGTTTATTTTGAACGGGCTTACGTAACAACTTCTATCTGCTGTGTCAGCAGGGCCAGTCTCCTATCAGGTCAGTATGCCAGTCGCCATCAAATTAATGATTTTCAAACGGATATGGATACCCCTGCTGTAGAAGCTACCTATCCTATTCTATTGAAAAATGCGGGCTATAAGATTGGGTTTATTGGAAAATACGGTGTAGGTACACAGCCACCTGAAAAACTGTATGATTATTGGTCCTGTACCAACGAAGGGCAACCCGACTATTTTTTGTCCCGGGAAGATGGAATCATGATACACCATACCGATAGTGTGGCAAACGATATTGCTGCTTTCCTCGGACGGTTTGCTTCGCAGGGCCCTTTCTGTTTGTCTGTCAGTTTCAAAGCTCCTCACGAACTGGATGGCGATCCGCCAAGTTATCCGGTGCAACAGCGTTATGCCGATCTTTATCGGGACACGTATATTCCAAAACCACTTACGGCAGATCCGGTTTACTGGGAAAGTATGCCTGATTTTTTTCAGACGGAAGAAAATATCGGCCGAAAGCGGTGGCGGGATCTATTTTCTTCAGACCGTTTATATCAGGAGAATACTAAGAATTACTACCGTTTGGTAACCGGGGTCGACGAGGTAGTTGGTCAGATGATGAGCCAACTGAAAGCATTGGGAATAGCAGAAAATACATTGATTATATTTATGGGAGATAATGGATTTATGATGGGAGAGCACGGTCTGGAGGGTAAATGGTTTGGCTTTGAGGAGTCTATCCGTGTACCGTTGCTGATTTCTGCTCCTTTTCTTTCAGCTGAACTTCGTGGCAAAAGCTCAGAGATGGCACTGAATATCGATATTGCTCCTACTATTTTGGCGGCGGCAGGAATAGAAATACCGAGGCAAATGCAGGGGATCAATTTAGTTGATATGTTGAAAGGAAAAGCCCCTGCAAGAACATCTTTTTTTTATGAACATACTTTTTTGGGAAGCCCTCAACTACCTCGCGTAGAGGGCGTAGTTACCAAAGATTTAAAATATATCCAATATATAGAACATGGTTTTGAAGAGTTATATGATCTTCGAGCGGATCCTTTTGAAACGAAGAACCTTGCACACGAACCTGGTGAAAGTGAGCGATTGTCGGATATGCGATCGGCGTATGCCAAATGGAAGGAGGAGGTGAAGTAA
- a CDS encoding alkene reductase: MKYKKLLTPLVTEVISLRNRVAMAPMNRRRATNGIPSISMVTYYKQRIGAGLIITDNTAISSNGGAYLNTPGIYTEEQKQAWKKIVDAVHAEGGKIFVQLVHSGRVGHSAIQKNEPLIAPSAIKVNEKIRTPDNSYQMMTEPIAITTDDIPLWIDAFKQATENAMELGFDGVEIHAAHGFLIDQFINPHSNARSDKYGGSIENRSRFLIEVMQAVVSVSGKNKTGIRLSPFREIYGLKPYPEELATHRYIMDELQKMDILYVHFSNDSTGGKQSIPINYLRDARKRFNNLIIVGGGFTVETAEEVLQSALADVVAFGKLYISNPDLVNRIKYNAPLAKWNEETFYHGGDEGYIDYPKLF, translated from the coding sequence ATGAAATATAAAAAATTATTAACACCACTTGTAACAGAGGTTATTTCACTGCGCAACAGGGTAGCAATGGCGCCCATGAACCGGCGCAGAGCAACAAACGGGATACCTAGCATATCTATGGTTACCTATTATAAACAACGCATAGGCGCGGGATTAATTATTACCGATAACACCGCAATTTCATCAAATGGAGGCGCATACCTGAACACGCCCGGAATTTATACTGAAGAACAAAAACAGGCATGGAAAAAAATTGTGGATGCGGTACATGCAGAAGGCGGTAAAATATTTGTTCAATTGGTTCATTCCGGTCGTGTTGGTCATTCGGCAATTCAAAAAAATGAGCCCTTGATTGCTCCTTCAGCAATAAAAGTAAATGAAAAGATCCGTACTCCCGACAACAGCTATCAAATGATGACCGAACCTATAGCTATTACAACGGATGATATCCCCCTTTGGATAGACGCCTTTAAGCAAGCTACCGAGAATGCAATGGAACTTGGCTTTGATGGTGTTGAAATACATGCTGCGCACGGATTTCTGATTGACCAGTTTATAAATCCACACAGTAATGCCAGAAGTGATAAATACGGCGGAAGTATCGAAAACAGAAGTCGCTTTTTGATAGAAGTCATGCAAGCCGTTGTGTCTGTAAGCGGTAAAAACAAGACAGGTATCAGGCTTTCCCCGTTTCGGGAGATATACGGTTTGAAACCTTATCCCGAAGAACTCGCTACACATCGATACATCATGGACGAATTACAGAAAATGGACATCTTATATGTACATTTTTCCAATGACAGTACCGGTGGCAAACAGTCCATACCGATAAATTACCTGCGGGACGCCCGTAAGCGCTTTAACAATCTCATCATCGTTGGAGGCGGTTTCACTGTTGAAACTGCGGAAGAAGTATTACAGTCGGCACTTGCAGATGTGGTGGCTTTCGGTAAACTTTATATATCAAATCCCGATTTGGTGAATCGGATAAAATATAACGCCCCGCTGGCTAAATGGAATGAAGAAACATTTTATCATGGAGGCGACGAAGGTTATATTGACTATCCCAAACTATTCTGA
- a CDS encoding PLP-dependent aspartate aminotransferase family protein, whose product MVSSKCPPIGHFVCLNLLFYTLVYYKKKSHIETDLIHGGARFNETSSLVPPIYQTSTYYASESAEQYLETATAVSPSYFYHRHGNPVNNQAADLIAKWEGKSHGLLTSTGMAAISTAILSALNAGDHIIVQHSHYSATSLLFRQVLPKYGIEVSFVDQTDNQAFERALKSTTRLIYLESPSNPNLAISDLQFIAHLAKEHGILTICDNTFSSPINQRPHDFGIDVVIHSATKYLGGHSDLSAGVICASESFIAQAWKHMVVLGTSLAAFDAWLLLKGLRTLNLRVKQINENALKLAQWLEKQDKVDQVVYCGLPSHPQHDLVKRQMKGFTGIITITLTGSSAKEKFLFAQSVLTRLKLFSNAASLGSVESLIVHPASMWGNNHNAEEKVKAGIDEGMLRLSVGIENIVDLMADLHQALNT is encoded by the coding sequence TTGGTTAGCTCAAAATGCCCGCCCATCGGGCATTTTGTTTGTTTAAATTTATTATTTTACACGTTAGTTTATTACAAAAAAAAGTCGCATATCGAAACAGATCTGATACATGGAGGAGCCCGGTTTAACGAAACCTCTTCGCTGGTTCCCCCAATATATCAAACGTCTACCTATTACGCTTCTGAAAGCGCTGAGCAATACCTGGAAACGGCAACAGCAGTAAGCCCTTCTTATTTTTATCATCGGCATGGAAACCCGGTAAATAACCAGGCCGCAGACCTTATTGCCAAGTGGGAAGGTAAATCCCATGGCTTGCTCACCTCTACGGGAATGGCAGCCATCAGCACTGCTATTCTTTCGGCCTTGAATGCTGGCGACCATATTATCGTACAACATTCCCATTATTCGGCAACGAGTTTACTCTTTAGACAGGTATTACCCAAATATGGCATCGAAGTCAGTTTCGTTGATCAGACAGATAACCAGGCTTTCGAACGTGCCCTGAAAAGCACAACGCGGCTCATCTATCTGGAAAGCCCCTCTAATCCGAACCTGGCCATTAGCGATCTCCAGTTTATCGCTCATCTGGCCAAAGAACATGGTATTTTGACCATCTGTGATAATACCTTTTCAAGTCCGATCAATCAACGCCCGCACGATTTCGGCATTGACGTTGTCATACATAGTGCCACGAAGTACCTAGGCGGACATAGTGATTTATCTGCGGGAGTTATCTGTGCCAGTGAATCTTTTATAGCGCAGGCATGGAAACACATGGTTGTTCTGGGAACCTCTCTTGCGGCATTCGATGCATGGCTGCTGTTAAAGGGTTTACGTACCCTTAACCTAAGAGTGAAACAGATCAACGAAAATGCATTAAAATTGGCGCAGTGGCTGGAAAAACAGGACAAAGTAGATCAGGTGGTTTATTGTGGCCTACCCAGCCACCCCCAGCACGATTTAGTTAAACGACAGATGAAGGGTTTTACCGGAATCATTACCATCACTTTAACAGGTAGTTCAGCCAAGGAAAAATTTCTGTTTGCCCAATCCGTTCTAACGCGATTGAAATTATTTTCCAACGCGGCCAGCCTTGGAAGCGTAGAATCCCTGATTGTGCATCCCGCATCTATGTGGGGCAACAATCACAACGCAGAAGAGAAGGTAAAGGCCGGGATTGACGAAGGTATGCTTAGGCTTTCGGTGGGCATTGAAAACATTGTAGATCTAATGGCAGATCTCCACCAAGCTTTAAACACATAA
- a CDS encoding sulfatase — MRINIVERKSFKDRIMVKKMNILLLAFGVAMASCNQNAGQSEGKPKKPNIIFIFSDDHAYQAIGAYGNQYARTPNIDRIANEGAIFNNFLVTNSICGPSRANLLTGKYSHENGYLANEEKFNVEQQLFSRLMKQSDYQTAWIGKWHLGALPGDAFDYWNILPGQGNYYNPDFINQANDTTRIEGYVTNIITDLATDWLDERDTDKPFFLVVGEKATHREWLPDLEDLGAYDDIDFPLPETFYDDYAGRKAAADQDMTIEKTMRLKEDLKVHVDYEVDEEELQQQKEEIKQKFFGKKDLTPEQEEQIEGYLRKGTYRRFTDEQKKPFTTYYNKISKEFDEKKLSGKALTEWKYQRYLKDYLSTADALDRNVGRLLAYLDEKGLAENTIVIYGSDQGFYLGEHGWFDKRFIYQESLKTPFVIRYPGVINPGTQINQHVLNIDWAPTLLEIAGVDIPEDIHGASFLPVLQANGNKDVKTRDASYYHYYEFPEPHHVSPHFGLTTERYKLVRFYKGQNTWELYDLEKDPQELHNVYADDTYQETVQELKGKLKKIIDQYQDTEAAEVFAQKN; from the coding sequence ATGCGAATTAATATAGTTGAACGTAAATCATTCAAAGATAGAATAATGGTAAAAAAAATGAATATCTTGCTGTTGGCCTTTGGGGTAGCCATGGCCAGCTGTAACCAGAATGCCGGACAATCGGAAGGTAAACCGAAAAAACCAAATATCATCTTCATCTTCTCCGATGATCATGCGTATCAGGCCATCGGTGCTTATGGAAACCAATATGCGCGTACCCCAAATATCGACCGTATCGCAAATGAAGGGGCTATTTTTAATAACTTTTTGGTAACGAATTCTATCTGCGGCCCCAGTAGGGCAAATCTGCTAACGGGAAAATATAGCCATGAAAATGGTTACCTGGCCAATGAAGAAAAATTCAATGTAGAGCAACAGCTCTTTAGCCGTTTGATGAAACAGTCGGATTACCAGACGGCCTGGATAGGTAAATGGCACTTAGGAGCGCTGCCAGGGGATGCTTTTGATTACTGGAATATTCTGCCGGGACAGGGAAATTACTACAATCCCGATTTTATCAATCAAGCGAATGATACTACTAGAATAGAAGGTTATGTGACGAATATTATCACCGATCTGGCTACCGACTGGTTGGATGAGCGTGATACAGACAAGCCATTTTTCTTAGTGGTAGGAGAGAAGGCAACCCATCGGGAATGGCTTCCGGATTTGGAAGACTTAGGCGCTTATGATGATATCGACTTTCCGCTCCCTGAAACTTTTTATGATGATTATGCAGGGAGGAAGGCCGCTGCCGATCAGGATATGACCATTGAGAAAACGATGCGACTGAAAGAAGATTTAAAGGTACACGTAGACTATGAAGTGGATGAAGAAGAGTTGCAACAACAGAAAGAGGAAATCAAGCAGAAGTTTTTCGGTAAAAAAGACCTGACCCCGGAGCAAGAAGAACAAATTGAGGGCTACCTGCGTAAGGGCACTTACCGTCGCTTTACCGACGAACAGAAGAAACCTTTTACAACTTATTACAATAAAATTTCCAAAGAGTTCGACGAGAAAAAATTGAGTGGTAAAGCCCTGACCGAGTGGAAATATCAACGTTATCTCAAGGATTACCTGTCTACAGCGGATGCCTTGGATCGCAATGTAGGTAGGTTATTGGCTTATCTGGATGAGAAAGGTCTGGCAGAAAATACCATTGTCATCTACGGTTCGGATCAAGGTTTTTATCTCGGTGAGCATGGTTGGTTTGACAAACGTTTCATCTATCAGGAGTCATTAAAAACACCTTTTGTGATCCGTTATCCCGGTGTAATAAATCCTGGTACACAGATCAATCAACATGTACTGAATATCGATTGGGCACCTACCTTATTGGAAATTGCAGGGGTAGATATTCCGGAAGATATTCATGGAGCGTCTTTCCTTCCGGTCTTGCAGGCGAACGGCAACAAGGATGTTAAGACCCGCGATGCCAGCTATTATCATTACTATGAGTTTCCGGAGCCGCACCACGTGTCGCCGCACTTTGGTTTGACTACGGAGCGCTATAAATTGGTGCGTTTCTACAAAGGTCAAAATACCTGGGAGTTATATGACCTGGAAAAAGATCCACAGGAGCTGCACAACGTTTATGCCGATGATACTTATCAGGAAACTGTTCAAGAGTTAAAAGGCAAGTTGAAAAAAATAATTGATCAATACCAGGATACGGAGGCCGCAGAGGTTTTCGCGCAAAAAAACTAA
- a CDS encoding TonB-dependent receptor, which produces MLDFQPTAMTRIAIINRLSTIRVYGLLLFLCAGTAFLPTSASRAQQTQPLVNSTLQGVVKDAKTGEVLTGATVSIQGTTHKASTDEQGSFQFVTGQQFPYTLIINYIGYEPLELVVDKSPVTILLEPNLNQLEDVVVVGYGTQKRADLTGSVSSIGAEAIQESPAASFDQAIRGRASGVQVTSTSNQPGGATSIRIRGSNSVNTGSEPLYVIDGFPVYNDNEGSSAGATVGPATNALSLINPEDIVSMEVLKDASASAIYGSRGANGVILITTKQGQAGRNKFQFNSYYASQRVRKKLDLLDATEFAQLVNDANGNDIYSPEEIASFGAGTDWQDEIFQTAPMQNYQLGASGGDEKTKYALSLNYFNQQGIIVNSGFKRYAARFNLERKATDKLTFGLHLTSSRSDANQALSATSGGEGTIGVVQSALAFSPILPVYQANGSYVLENDRGIPMGNPVATARELTNQTRSYRTLGNLFAEYEIIEGLRFKTSIGADVLNNKENYYAPRTTLAGYSVQGLGRVGTLSSYSILNENTLSYQRRFGEHQMDVLAGFTAQKFERELVLASASGFVNDLLGPDNLGAGSLINAPTTNINNWSLLSWIGRANYSYRDKLLLTLTGRIDGSSKFGVNSRYGFFPSGALAYKLSEEDFIKNLNTFSELKIRTSYGRTGNQEIDSYQSLARLGSMSYVIGDNVVRGFSPDNIANPDLKWESTAQFDVGLDAGFLDGRINVTADLYYKKTKDMLLWVNVPWSSGFSSALQNIGSMENRGLELALQANIIDRTFKWSANANIAFNQNKVTDLGPISEILTGEINGYLKLNDPIVIRPGQALNSFYGYVSQGIFQLGDDIENSPQPNAAPGDRKYADSNGDGILDARDRTFLGSAQPKHFGGMTHHFSYKNLDLGLFFNWVYGNKILNSTRTELDLPTGQKNSAARVVDRWTPENPSNTIPRADLSRAFLFSDAQLEDGSYLRLGTATLGYTFGKDLFSNTSIEQLRIYVSALNLWTWTNYTGYDPEVNQSGQDNILRGIDSDAYPSTKSWLFGLTLNF; this is translated from the coding sequence ATGCTGGATTTTCAGCCTACCGCTATGACCCGTATTGCTATTATCAACAGACTTTCCACCATTCGTGTATATGGTCTCCTCTTATTTTTATGTGCCGGAACGGCCTTCCTGCCTACTTCGGCGAGTCGTGCGCAACAAACACAACCATTGGTTAATTCTACGCTCCAGGGCGTTGTTAAGGACGCCAAAACCGGGGAAGTATTAACGGGTGCTACGGTGTCCATCCAGGGTACTACGCATAAAGCGAGCACGGATGAACAGGGCAGCTTTCAGTTTGTTACCGGACAGCAGTTTCCCTATACATTGATCATTAATTATATAGGCTATGAGCCACTGGAACTGGTTGTGGATAAAAGTCCCGTAACGATCCTGCTCGAGCCGAACCTGAACCAGTTGGAAGATGTAGTGGTAGTGGGTTACGGCACTCAGAAAAGAGCCGATCTAACGGGGTCGGTATCATCTATCGGTGCCGAGGCAATACAGGAGAGCCCTGCAGCCTCTTTTGATCAGGCCATAAGGGGTAGGGCCTCAGGTGTGCAGGTAACGAGCACATCCAATCAACCTGGCGGAGCAACCAGCATTCGCATTCGCGGAAGCAATTCGGTCAATACGGGAAGCGAGCCGCTTTACGTCATTGATGGTTTTCCGGTATACAATGATAATGAAGGTAGTAGTGCCGGAGCAACCGTAGGCCCGGCAACAAACGCTTTATCCCTGATCAATCCAGAGGATATTGTGTCTATGGAAGTACTGAAGGATGCTTCGGCATCGGCAATTTATGGGTCAAGGGGAGCAAATGGTGTAATCCTGATTACCACAAAGCAGGGACAGGCGGGTAGGAATAAATTTCAGTTTAACAGCTATTATGCGTCTCAACGGGTTAGAAAGAAACTCGATCTACTGGATGCAACTGAATTTGCCCAACTGGTGAACGACGCAAATGGCAACGATATTTATTCGCCCGAAGAGATTGCTTCTTTTGGTGCAGGTACAGATTGGCAGGATGAAATTTTTCAGACGGCACCAATGCAGAACTATCAGCTGGGCGCATCGGGCGGAGATGAAAAAACAAAGTATGCCTTATCCCTAAATTACTTTAATCAACAGGGAATCATCGTTAATTCTGGTTTTAAACGGTATGCCGCTCGTTTTAACCTGGAAAGGAAGGCTACAGATAAACTCACTTTCGGCTTGCACCTAACGAGTAGCCGCTCGGATGCCAATCAGGCATTGAGCGCTACGAGTGGTGGCGAAGGAACCATTGGCGTGGTACAGTCGGCATTGGCATTCTCGCCCATATTGCCGGTATATCAGGCCAACGGCAGTTATGTACTGGAGAACGATCGTGGTATTCCGATGGGTAATCCTGTTGCCACGGCACGGGAGTTGACTAACCAAACGCGGAGTTACCGTACCTTGGGTAACCTTTTTGCGGAATACGAGATTATTGAAGGGTTGCGCTTCAAAACTTCTATTGGAGCTGACGTTTTGAACAACAAAGAGAACTATTATGCGCCACGCACAACCTTGGCCGGCTATAGCGTGCAGGGTTTGGGAAGAGTTGGAACGCTAAGCTCTTATTCCATATTGAATGAAAATACGCTCAGTTACCAGCGTCGTTTTGGTGAGCACCAAATGGATGTATTGGCGGGATTTACAGCGCAAAAATTTGAAAGGGAACTGGTACTGGCATCAGCTTCGGGTTTCGTGAACGACCTGTTGGGGCCCGATAATCTGGGTGCAGGTTCCCTGATCAATGCACCTACTACCAATATCAATAACTGGAGCTTGCTCTCATGGATCGGCAGGGCAAACTATAGTTACCGCGATAAGCTGCTGTTAACGCTTACTGGACGTATCGATGGTTCGTCGAAGTTCGGAGTGAATAGCCGTTATGGTTTTTTCCCTTCGGGCGCGCTGGCCTATAAACTCAGTGAAGAAGATTTTATTAAAAACTTAAATACGTTTAGTGAACTGAAGATTCGCACGAGTTATGGCCGCACAGGTAATCAGGAAATAGATAGTTACCAATCGCTGGCACGTTTGGGGTCTATGAGTTATGTCATTGGTGATAATGTGGTAAGGGGATTTTCGCCCGATAATATAGCTAACCCAGACCTAAAATGGGAATCTACTGCACAATTTGATGTGGGATTGGATGCCGGATTTCTGGACGGACGGATTAATGTAACGGCAGATCTGTATTACAAAAAGACGAAAGACATGTTACTTTGGGTAAATGTGCCATGGTCTAGCGGCTTCAGTTCGGCGCTGCAGAATATTGGTAGTATGGAGAATAGAGGACTGGAGTTGGCCTTGCAGGCGAATATTATCGACCGGACATTTAAGTGGTCTGCGAATGCGAATATCGCTTTCAATCAAAATAAGGTTACAGATCTCGGTCCTATCAGTGAAATCCTGACAGGCGAAATCAATGGCTACCTGAAGCTGAATGATCCCATTGTCATTCGCCCGGGTCAGGCGCTTAATAGCTTTTATGGTTATGTAAGCCAGGGAATCTTCCAGTTGGGTGACGATATTGAAAACAGTCCTCAGCCCAATGCCGCTCCGGGTGATCGGAAATATGCAGATAGCAATGGTGATGGCATACTGGATGCACGTGATCGCACCTTTCTTGGCTCGGCACAGCCAAAACACTTCGGTGGAATGACACACCATTTTTCCTATAAGAACCTCGACCTGGGGTTATTTTTCAACTGGGTTTACGGAAACAAGATATTAAACAGCACACGTACGGAGCTGGATCTCCCTACAGGGCAGAAAAATAGTGCAGCAAGGGTGGTGGATCGCTGGACACCTGAAAATCCGAGCAACACTATCCCTAGAGCAGATCTGAGCCGGGCATTCCTTTTCTCCGATGCGCAGCTGGAAGATGGTTCTTATCTACGGCTCGGAACCGCTACACTAGGTTATACCTTCGGTAAAGACCTGTTCAGCAATACATCGATTGAGCAACTGCGTATTTATGTATCTGCGCTGAATCTCTGGACCTGGACCAACTATACGGGATATGATCCAGAGGTGAATCAGAGTGGGCAAGATAATATCCTACGTGGTATCGACTCCGATGCCTATCCAAGCACGAAAAGCTGGTTGTTTGGCCTAACGTTAAATTTTTAG
- a CDS encoding serine O-acetyltransferase — protein MEEFFQYLFLRHQKARDMPSNVRIWEWARDVFRLLFPERNSKKLMTVDALKASFKMLENELLDLVLKSNDNLNRDHEPIVANFFEKLPVLYEVMMTDAQAIWEGDPAARNIQEVIRTYPGFLAICIYRMAHQLWLDNLPLIPRILTEYAHERTGIDIHPGATIGKYLHIDHGTGLVIGETCVIGDYVKLYQGVTLGALSVDKLFAGKQRHPIIEDHVIIYAGATILGGETRIGHHSIIGGNVWLTNSVEPYTTVYHEPLTKFIDSKVK, from the coding sequence ATGGAAGAATTTTTTCAATATTTATTTTTAAGGCACCAAAAGGCCCGGGATATGCCGAGTAATGTTCGGATATGGGAATGGGCAAGGGACGTGTTCCGATTGCTGTTCCCTGAACGCAATTCAAAAAAATTGATGACTGTTGATGCGCTGAAAGCTAGTTTTAAAATGCTGGAAAATGAGCTTTTGGATTTAGTGCTTAAAAGTAATGATAACTTAAACCGTGATCATGAACCTATCGTCGCGAACTTTTTCGAAAAATTGCCTGTCTTATATGAAGTGATGATGACAGATGCTCAGGCGATATGGGAAGGAGATCCAGCTGCGCGAAACATTCAGGAAGTAATACGAACATATCCGGGTTTTTTGGCAATCTGTATATATCGGATGGCTCATCAACTTTGGCTGGACAACTTGCCGCTGATTCCCCGTATTCTGACGGAATATGCCCATGAACGAACAGGTATAGATATCCATCCTGGGGCCACCATCGGTAAATACTTGCATATTGATCATGGTACGGGTTTGGTTATCGGTGAAACCTGTGTTATTGGTGATTATGTCAAACTATATCAAGGTGTGACATTGGGCGCTTTAAGCGTTGATAAGCTATTTGCCGGTAAGCAGCGACATCCAATTATAGAAGACCATGTGATTATTTATGCTGGAGCGACCATACTGGGTGGTGAAACCCGAATAGGCCACCACTCAATAATTGGAGGGAATGTGTGGTTGACTAATAGCGTTGAACCTTATACTACCGTATACCATGAACCTCTCACAAAATTTATAGATTCAAAAGTCAAATGA
- a CDS encoding RagB/SusD family nutrient uptake outer membrane protein: MKIIGYFLGIMSCLSVLSCKDFLKEDARSDMTAGNFYQTEADAEAAIVAAYDLMNNQWDIYYRGIYLLAELPTDNATCGVGVANANIFALDDFTFGPVNDRINVVYTAHYAGIKNANAAIDNIPAISFNEAKKNRLLGEAHFIRALLYYNLVRLFGDVPLVLHQATSLNEVEVERAPVEEVYQQIVADLTFAEENLDEVNNSANIGRATKASAKAILASVHLTRKEYAMAKTKAEETLSLSGYGLEANYFDIFTPENKQNREFLFAVQNKGMTGTENGFGLALFLPRATIPLPGGGTVAGNSADVPTEEFYDSFSQGDLRRDRTFFTEYDAGAGRVTFKPHWYKYFDPGAVSTLGEGNLNYAVIRYAEVLLIEAEATNELEGPTETAYQAINQIRRRAYGLPINLPDAAVDLNGLSQSQLREAILAERRWEFGFEGIRWFDLVRTGKLQEVLQEKGIQGVRDHHNLFPLPQRELDVNKLLVQNPGYAN, from the coding sequence ATGAAGATCATAGGTTATTTTTTAGGTATAATGAGCTGTTTGTCGGTCCTCTCATGCAAGGATTTTTTGAAGGAGGACGCACGATCGGATATGACGGCAGGTAACTTTTATCAAACCGAAGCGGATGCGGAAGCTGCAATTGTGGCTGCCTACGATTTAATGAATAATCAATGGGATATCTATTACCGCGGAATTTATCTACTGGCCGAGCTTCCAACAGATAATGCCACATGCGGTGTCGGTGTAGCTAATGCGAATATCTTCGCACTGGATGATTTTACTTTCGGACCGGTAAATGACCGGATCAATGTGGTGTATACTGCCCATTATGCGGGTATAAAAAACGCCAATGCGGCGATCGATAATATTCCTGCCATCAGTTTTAATGAAGCGAAGAAAAATCGCTTGTTGGGGGAAGCACACTTTATACGCGCGTTACTGTATTATAATCTTGTACGCTTGTTCGGAGATGTACCTTTGGTATTGCACCAGGCGACGTCATTGAATGAGGTTGAGGTGGAAAGGGCTCCAGTGGAAGAGGTGTATCAACAAATTGTGGCAGATCTAACTTTTGCTGAGGAAAATTTGGACGAGGTGAATAACTCGGCTAATATCGGAAGGGCCACAAAAGCTTCCGCCAAAGCAATCTTAGCTTCAGTACACCTCACCAGAAAGGAATATGCCATGGCAAAGACGAAGGCAGAAGAAACGTTGAGCCTTTCTGGCTATGGCTTGGAGGCCAATTATTTTGATATCTTTACGCCAGAGAACAAACAGAACCGGGAGTTCCTGTTCGCCGTGCAGAATAAGGGCATGACGGGCACCGAAAATGGTTTCGGTCTGGCCCTGTTTTTACCGAGGGCCACGATTCCTTTGCCGGGTGGGGGTACTGTAGCAGGTAATAGTGCGGATGTACCTACTGAAGAGTTTTACGATAGTTTCTCGCAGGGCGATTTACGTCGTGATCGTACATTCTTTACGGAATACGATGCGGGAGCAGGACGTGTGACTTTTAAACCGCATTGGTATAAATATTTTGATCCCGGTGCCGTTAGCACTTTGGGAGAAGGAAACCTGAATTATGCAGTTATCCGCTATGCGGAAGTGCTCCTTATCGAAGCGGAAGCGACGAATGAACTGGAAGGTCCTACAGAGACGGCTTATCAGGCCATCAATCAGATAAGAAGAAGGGCCTATGGTTTGCCGATCAATCTGCCGGACGCCGCGGTTGATCTCAATGGCTTAAGCCAATCGCAACTAAGGGAGGCCATCCTTGCGGAACGTCGTTGGGAGTTTGGGTTCGAGGGTATCCGTTGGTTCGATCTGGTGCGAACCGGGAAATTACAGGAAGTACTGCAAGAGAAAGGCATACAGGGGGTAAGAGACCATCATAACTTATTCCCCCTGCCGCAACGGGAGCTGGATGTGAATAAATTGCTTGTTCAAAATCCGGGATATGCGAATTAA